The following are from one region of the Aquirufa lenticrescens genome:
- the mreC gene encoding rod shape-determining protein MreC: protein MNQLFQFLLRQRNLLLFILLQVISLWAVFTYNNYQHTLYFNTTNSWAASLLSTRQEVATYHQLREINGELALENQKLHQQIFQLQAQVQQKADLPVFFSKASLDRYKPIACKVIDQSTRNSQNYLTIEKGYLDGIKPGMAVISSTGVVGKVISCTENLALIVSVLHTSNTVSAKIKSSGELGYIKWPGYQPEVAELMDVSKYKKVVKGDTIVTSDYNAVYPPNIPIGIVAKVGLQDDGTFHDIKVMLLTHFSTLRYVYVIENKFAGQQAKLEQSKPKID, encoded by the coding sequence ATGAATCAACTGTTTCAGTTTTTATTGCGTCAGCGAAATCTGCTTCTGTTTATTTTGCTGCAGGTTATCAGTCTTTGGGCTGTGTTCACCTACAATAATTACCAGCATACCCTTTATTTTAATACGACGAATTCCTGGGCAGCTTCCCTTCTGTCTACAAGGCAGGAAGTAGCTACTTACCATCAATTGAGAGAAATCAATGGGGAGTTAGCACTTGAGAATCAGAAATTACATCAGCAGATTTTTCAACTGCAGGCTCAAGTTCAGCAGAAAGCTGATTTACCTGTCTTTTTTAGTAAGGCATCATTGGATCGCTACAAGCCTATCGCTTGTAAAGTAATTGATCAAAGCACCCGGAATTCCCAAAATTATTTGACGATTGAAAAAGGCTACCTGGACGGGATCAAACCAGGAATGGCGGTTATTTCCTCCACTGGAGTAGTAGGGAAGGTAATTTCGTGTACGGAGAATTTGGCTTTAATTGTTTCCGTTTTGCATACGAGTAATACGGTATCCGCTAAAATCAAGTCTTCTGGCGAGCTCGGTTATATCAAATGGCCTGGTTATCAGCCTGAGGTGGCGGAGTTGATGGATGTCTCTAAATACAAAAAAGTAGTGAAAGGAGATACGATTGTTACATCTGATTATAACGCGGTGTATCCACCCAATATTCCTATTGGTATAGTGGCCAAAGTCGGTTTGCAAGACGATGGAACTTTTCACGATATTAAAGTGATGCTTTTGACGCATTTCTCGACGCTACGCTATGTATATGTGATCGAAAACAAGTTTGCGGGTCAGCAGGCGAAATTAGAACAATCAAAACCTAAAATCGACTAA
- the nadD gene encoding nicotinate (nicotinamide) nucleotide adenylyltransferase — translation MKVGLFFGSFNPIHQGHLIIAQAVLNQTEVDQIWFVVSPQNPHKKSKSLLHEFDRLDLVERAISDNYAFKSSDIEFNLPRPSYTIDTLVHLAERHPETEFKLIIGGDNLEQFKSWKNYNQILDYYGLYVYPRGEEPTSDLWAHKNVQRIEAPVLHISATYIRACIQQGQSIKYLVPDEVESLISVKKFYL, via the coding sequence ATGAAGGTAGGCCTGTTTTTTGGTTCGTTTAACCCGATTCATCAGGGTCATTTGATCATTGCGCAGGCGGTTTTGAATCAGACAGAAGTAGACCAAATTTGGTTCGTCGTTTCTCCCCAAAATCCCCATAAGAAAAGTAAATCCCTACTGCACGAATTTGATCGTTTGGATTTAGTAGAACGGGCCATATCCGATAATTATGCCTTCAAATCATCAGATATCGAGTTTAATTTACCTCGGCCTTCTTATACCATTGACACGCTCGTGCATTTAGCGGAGCGTCATCCGGAGACAGAGTTCAAGCTAATCATAGGTGGAGATAATTTAGAGCAGTTCAAGAGCTGGAAAAACTATAACCAAATACTTGATTATTATGGTCTCTACGTGTATCCGCGGGGAGAGGAGCCAACGTCTGACTTATGGGCGCATAAGAATGTTCAACGTATTGAGGCGCCTGTTTTACATATTTCTGCGACTTATATCAGGGCCTGTATTCAACAAGGACAGTCCATAAAATATCTAGTTCCTGATGAGGTAGAGTCCCTCATCTCTGTTAAAAAATTCTACCTTTAG
- the typA gene encoding translational GTPase TypA, with protein MQSIRNIAIIAHVDHGKTTLVDKIIHASKIFRENQEFGDLILDNNDLERERGITITSKNVSVRYNGVKINIIDTPGHADFGGEVERVLRMADGVILLVDAFEGPMPQTRFVLSKAIALGLKPIVIVNKVDKENCRPDEVHESVFDLMFNLEATEDQLDFPCIYGSSKQGWMSTDWKKPTDNIIPLLDAIIEHIPASKVQEGTPQMQITSLDYSSFVGRIAIGRLERGTLTEGMQISLCKADGTTKKMRIKELQVFEGLGKVKVEKVECGEICAVTGIEDFEIGDTIADAENPEALARIAIDEPTMNMLFTINNSPFFGKEGKLVTSRHIRDRLFKETEKNLALKVVTTESEDKFLVFGRGILHLSVLIETMRREGYELQVGQPQVIFKEGENGERLEPVESLVVDVPAEVAGKVIELATQGKGELLIMEPKGDLQHLEFNIPSRGLIGLRSKVLTATFGEAIMAHRFIAYEPFKGPIPGRINGSLISMNTGPAIPYAIDKLQDRGVFFIDPGEEVYTGMVVGEHNRQNDIEVNLQAAKQLTNMRASGTDSNTKIAPKLNFSLEECMEFIQKDEYLEITPKSLRMRKIWLDPNERKRNEKKPS; from the coding sequence ATGCAAAGCATTCGCAACATTGCCATTATTGCCCACGTTGACCACGGTAAAACGACCCTAGTTGACAAAATCATTCATGCATCCAAAATTTTTAGAGAAAATCAAGAATTTGGAGATTTGATCCTTGACAATAACGACTTAGAGAGAGAAAGAGGGATTACGATTACGTCTAAAAACGTATCTGTTCGTTATAATGGAGTAAAAATCAACATTATCGATACACCTGGTCACGCCGACTTTGGCGGTGAGGTAGAACGTGTTCTACGTATGGCGGATGGCGTTATCTTGTTAGTGGATGCTTTCGAAGGCCCAATGCCTCAAACACGTTTCGTTTTATCTAAAGCGATTGCTTTAGGATTAAAGCCTATCGTGATTGTTAATAAAGTAGATAAAGAAAACTGTCGTCCAGACGAAGTACACGAAAGTGTATTCGACTTGATGTTTAACTTAGAGGCAACAGAAGATCAATTAGACTTCCCTTGTATCTATGGTTCATCTAAGCAAGGATGGATGAGTACTGATTGGAAAAAACCAACGGATAATATCATTCCATTGTTAGATGCGATCATCGAGCACATTCCTGCTTCTAAAGTACAAGAAGGTACTCCGCAAATGCAGATCACGTCGTTAGACTACTCTTCATTCGTAGGTCGTATCGCGATCGGTCGTTTAGAGCGTGGAACTTTGACAGAAGGGATGCAAATCTCGCTTTGCAAAGCAGATGGTACAACGAAGAAAATGCGTATTAAAGAACTTCAAGTTTTCGAAGGTCTAGGAAAAGTAAAAGTAGAGAAAGTAGAGTGTGGTGAAATTTGCGCGGTAACAGGTATCGAAGATTTCGAAATCGGTGACACGATTGCAGATGCAGAAAATCCAGAGGCATTAGCGCGTATCGCGATTGATGAGCCTACGATGAATATGTTGTTCACGATTAACAACTCTCCATTCTTTGGTAAAGAAGGTAAATTAGTGACGTCTCGTCACATCCGTGATCGTCTGTTCAAAGAGACAGAGAAAAACTTAGCCTTGAAAGTGGTTACAACGGAAAGCGAAGATAAATTCTTAGTGTTTGGCCGTGGTATTCTTCACTTGTCTGTATTGATCGAAACGATGCGTCGTGAAGGATATGAGTTACAAGTAGGTCAACCTCAGGTTATCTTTAAAGAAGGAGAAAACGGAGAGCGTTTAGAACCAGTGGAATCATTGGTAGTAGACGTTCCAGCAGAGGTAGCAGGTAAAGTAATCGAATTAGCAACTCAAGGTAAAGGTGAGTTGTTGATTATGGAACCTAAAGGTGATTTACAACACTTAGAATTCAACATTCCATCTCGTGGTTTGATTGGTTTACGTTCTAAAGTATTGACAGCGACTTTTGGAGAGGCGATTATGGCACACCGTTTCATCGCTTACGAACCATTCAAAGGTCCTATCCCAGGCCGTATCAACGGATCATTGATCTCGATGAACACAGGTCCTGCGATTCCTTACGCGATTGATAAATTACAAGATAGAGGGGTGTTCTTCATCGATCCAGGTGAAGAAGTATACACAGGTATGGTTGTAGGTGAGCACAATCGCCAAAACGATATCGAAGTGAACCTTCAAGCTGCGAAGCAATTAACAAATATGCGTGCTTCAGGTACGGATTCGAATACCAAAATTGCTCCTAAATTAAACTTCTCATTAGAAGAGTGTATGGAATTTATCCAAAAGGATGAATACTTAGAAATCACTCCTAAGTCATTACGTATGCGTAAAATTTGGTTAGACCCGAACGAACGTAAGCGTAACGAAAAAAAGCCAAGCTAA
- a CDS encoding sigma-70 family RNA polymerase sigma factor, which yields MSTEISSAVALTESQARALFEKEFVPHMDAMYNFALRLTNDEDDAHDLVQDTCMRAFRFIGSFEPGTYAKAWLFRILKNNFINDYRKKSRGPSKVEFEWVEQSFAGDDDPEPAFQADLQAETVNEMLGDEITSAIQALPVDFRMIIILCDLEEFSYEEMAKILNIPIGTVRSRLHRARTLLKETLASYAAKKGYKTDMLSA from the coding sequence ATGAGTACAGAAATAAGTTCAGCCGTTGCGCTGACAGAATCGCAAGCCAGAGCCCTCTTCGAAAAGGAGTTTGTGCCCCATATGGATGCGATGTATAATTTTGCCCTTCGACTGACGAATGACGAGGATGATGCGCATGATTTAGTGCAGGACACGTGTATGCGCGCGTTTCGTTTTATTGGGTCCTTTGAGCCTGGGACGTATGCCAAAGCCTGGTTGTTCCGCATCCTCAAGAATAATTTCATCAATGATTACCGCAAGAAATCCCGCGGTCCATCCAAAGTTGAATTCGAGTGGGTGGAGCAATCCTTTGCGGGTGATGACGATCCAGAGCCTGCCTTCCAGGCGGATTTGCAAGCTGAGACAGTTAATGAGATGTTAGGGGATGAGATTACCTCTGCTATTCAAGCGTTGCCTGTCGATTTCAGAATGATCATTATTCTATGTGATTTAGAGGAATTTAGCTACGAAGAGATGGCCAAAATTCTGAATATTCCCATCGGTACCGTGCGATCACGACTTCACCGTGCGAGAACTTTGCTAAAAGAAACCTTAGCCTCTTATGCTGCTAAAAAAGGCTACAAAACTGACATGTTGTCAGCCTAG
- a CDS encoding rhomboid family intramembrane serine protease, with translation MLRNLTPTVRNLIFVNVAIFLGSAFIPDDLFALYFFQSSKFHYFQIISYMFVHANFMHLLMNMFGLYMFGSILERIWGGPRFLFFFLFCGVGAGLLHEAIQYFHDYASIRKALELALSNPNSDFLMDYFNRFDGSTSINEGRLNALGAIDHYKDYTTQNPVVGASGGVFGILMAYGYLFPNSEMFVFPIPIPVKAKYLVMGFAFYELWAGKAAAEGDNVAHFAHLGGMLFAVILLLIWRQKRDSFY, from the coding sequence ATGCTAAGAAATTTAACACCCACCGTGCGAAATTTGATTTTCGTGAATGTTGCTATCTTCTTAGGATCAGCCTTCATTCCGGATGACTTATTTGCCTTGTATTTTTTCCAATCAAGTAAATTCCATTATTTCCAAATCATCAGCTATATGTTCGTTCATGCGAACTTTATGCACTTATTGATGAATATGTTTGGACTCTATATGTTTGGATCTATTCTAGAGCGCATTTGGGGAGGACCACGCTTCTTGTTCTTCTTCCTTTTCTGCGGCGTCGGAGCAGGCTTATTACACGAAGCCATTCAGTATTTCCACGATTACGCGAGCATTCGTAAAGCGTTGGAATTAGCCTTATCGAACCCAAATTCGGACTTCTTAATGGACTATTTTAACCGTTTTGACGGAAGTACATCGATTAACGAGGGCAGATTAAACGCCTTAGGGGCGATTGATCATTACAAAGATTACACCACTCAAAACCCAGTGGTAGGAGCTTCAGGAGGCGTTTTCGGTATTTTGATGGCTTACGGTTATTTATTCCCAAACTCGGAGATGTTTGTCTTCCCTATTCCGATTCCAGTCAAAGCGAAATACCTGGTGATGGGCTTTGCCTTTTATGAATTATGGGCGGGGAAAGCAGCTGCAGAAGGAGATAACGTAGCCCATTTTGCCCACTTAGGAGGAATGCTTTTTGCGGTGATTTTATTGTTGATTTGGAGACAAAAACGCGATAGCTTCTATTAA
- a CDS encoding rhomboid family intramembrane serine protease has product MRSILTDIKNIIQQPGQGLLKIIIANGALFVALMIARVGLLIAGKSELFDAFFTQVSLPSALDLLIQRPWSLITYFFLHIEVFHLIFNMMFLYWFGIIIQDFIGNRRLVQLYFYGGLAGALAFLLAMNTVSFFIAKGPTFLNGASAGVFAVVVAAATIRPNYQVHLLLLGPVRIKYISAFYILWSFIETTGANAGGNIAHLGGAVLGFIFAKNFLAASRPQAIFEIKIKEFAQAVHQKVQPRKELETVPEEELNAILDKISQSGYDSLTDFEQKRLFKASQKND; this is encoded by the coding sequence ATGCGCAGCATTCTAACCGATATAAAAAACATTATTCAACAGCCTGGGCAGGGCTTACTGAAGATCATTATAGCTAATGGAGCCCTATTTGTGGCTTTAATGATCGCACGGGTAGGTCTTCTGATTGCAGGAAAATCGGAATTATTTGATGCCTTTTTTACGCAGGTTTCCCTTCCTTCCGCACTCGATTTATTGATCCAAAGACCCTGGAGCCTGATTACCTATTTTTTCTTGCACATCGAGGTATTCCACCTCATCTTCAATATGATGTTCCTTTATTGGTTCGGGATCATAATCCAAGATTTCATTGGGAATAGACGACTGGTTCAGCTCTATTTCTATGGAGGTTTAGCAGGCGCTTTGGCCTTTCTTTTAGCGATGAATACGGTAAGTTTTTTCATTGCCAAAGGCCCTACATTCCTTAATGGTGCATCTGCAGGCGTATTTGCGGTAGTGGTGGCGGCAGCGACCATTCGACCTAATTACCAAGTGCATTTGTTATTATTGGGTCCGGTTCGCATAAAATACATTTCGGCTTTTTATATCCTATGGTCTTTTATTGAAACGACTGGGGCAAACGCAGGAGGCAATATTGCGCACTTAGGTGGAGCGGTATTGGGATTTATTTTTGCCAAAAACTTCTTAGCCGCCTCCCGCCCCCAAGCCATTTTTGAAATAAAAATTAAAGAGTTTGCGCAGGCTGTACATCAAAAAGTGCAACCTAGAAAAGAACTCGAAACCGTACCGGAGGAAGAGTTGAATGCCATTTTGGACAAAATATCACAGTCCGGATATGACAGTCTAACGGACTTCGAACAAAAAAGATTATTTAAAGCGAGTCAAAAAAATGACTAA
- a CDS encoding ComEC/Rec2 family competence protein — protein MISYFSRFPFVRILLFWMIGILLSGFDYWLLLGCLGFLLPGRVGKSVGISSLIVVFAMSWAAYLKPVLPVLPGDGFVFRVGGSVEEKPKSWSVLARGKGIRDSSGSWTPMSGLIRLYLAKQLPKPASGDLYAVRQVVKPFPLPLFPYEKDWGAYFTQKGIGGTAFVSLDRIRLLKKGTVESTFFEKAQGHFVGLLERAFEPGRDRDVAEAMLLGVKTKIDFETLSAYSALGAIHILSVSGLHVGLLYMGLSLLLGFLLKRRPAGPYVFFGLMMALLWCYAGISGFSLPVLRSAWMFSVILFAKTFLRRQESLNTLAFSAFVLLFLHPASLFDAGFQLSYLAVWGLIAFQQRWASVFQFSGWLRWPLTQIWELTCVALAAQIFTWPLIVYYFHQLPHPISFFLLNPFLILFSSIALFLGFLLLAIGSFLPEWAFQPLAYLLKTSFQLLHGLMFSWVERVTSVMPFLRISWFEMGSYFTVIALLVWAPRRWKVCAFITLIFWQTPETIPQSYLSSVKGEAVWVENKGEKSFASLPASTDPAWIQAHLSPMWANVGVTDTLTRRWPEKGNLQWKYRSETYAYVREPTEATGQQYLILGKEVKYRDKEWLISWQKATWYFLKKPSAYWLGELKPYLPQKYYFLDEQSAIVL, from the coding sequence ATGATCTCCTATTTTTCTCGGTTCCCTTTTGTCCGAATTTTGCTGTTTTGGATGATCGGAATTTTGCTTTCCGGATTTGACTACTGGCTTCTGTTGGGTTGTTTGGGTTTTCTGCTTCCAGGGAGAGTTGGTAAAAGTGTCGGCATCTCTTCCTTGATTGTTGTTTTTGCAATGTCTTGGGCTGCTTATTTGAAGCCCGTGTTGCCAGTGCTGCCGGGCGATGGTTTTGTGTTTCGAGTCGGTGGATCTGTAGAGGAGAAACCGAAGTCTTGGTCTGTGTTAGCTAGAGGTAAAGGTATCAGGGATTCATCTGGTTCGTGGACTCCTATGTCAGGGTTGATACGCTTATATCTCGCCAAACAACTACCTAAACCAGCCTCTGGGGATCTATATGCGGTGAGACAAGTGGTTAAGCCATTTCCCTTACCACTCTTTCCATATGAAAAGGATTGGGGTGCTTATTTCACCCAAAAGGGGATAGGAGGGACAGCCTTTGTTTCGTTAGATCGAATTCGATTATTGAAAAAGGGAACGGTAGAATCAACTTTTTTCGAAAAGGCGCAGGGTCATTTCGTTGGGCTCCTTGAACGTGCCTTCGAGCCGGGGCGAGATCGGGATGTGGCCGAAGCGATGCTGTTAGGCGTGAAGACAAAGATCGATTTTGAGACCTTGTCTGCTTATTCGGCTTTAGGAGCTATTCACATTTTGTCTGTTTCGGGTCTTCACGTGGGGCTATTGTATATGGGATTAAGCCTTTTATTGGGATTTTTGCTTAAACGGAGGCCGGCCGGTCCTTACGTATTTTTTGGCTTAATGATGGCCTTGTTATGGTGCTATGCGGGGATTAGCGGTTTTTCTTTGCCAGTGTTGAGGTCAGCTTGGATGTTTTCGGTGATTTTGTTTGCTAAAACCTTTCTTCGCAGACAGGAAAGCCTGAATACCTTGGCTTTTAGCGCCTTCGTTCTATTGTTCTTGCATCCAGCCTCCTTGTTTGATGCAGGATTTCAGCTGTCCTATTTAGCGGTTTGGGGATTAATTGCGTTTCAACAGCGCTGGGCTTCTGTTTTTCAATTCTCTGGATGGCTACGCTGGCCGCTGACCCAGATTTGGGAATTAACCTGCGTAGCCTTAGCTGCTCAAATTTTTACTTGGCCCTTGATTGTGTATTATTTTCATCAATTGCCTCATCCGATTTCCTTTTTCCTATTGAACCCCTTTTTGATTTTGTTCTCTTCTATTGCCTTATTTCTGGGTTTTTTGCTGTTGGCGATTGGTTCTTTTTTGCCGGAATGGGCCTTTCAGCCATTGGCGTATTTACTGAAGACAAGTTTTCAATTGTTGCATGGTTTGATGTTTAGCTGGGTGGAGCGGGTCACCTCAGTTATGCCTTTTTTGCGGATTTCATGGTTTGAAATGGGATCTTATTTCACTGTGATTGCCCTATTGGTTTGGGCGCCGCGTCGCTGGAAAGTGTGCGCGTTCATCACGCTAATTTTTTGGCAAACACCTGAAACGATACCTCAGTCATATCTCAGTTCGGTAAAAGGGGAAGCGGTATGGGTTGAGAATAAAGGCGAGAAATCTTTCGCTTCTTTGCCTGCGAGTACGGATCCTGCCTGGATTCAAGCGCACTTAAGTCCGATGTGGGCAAACGTGGGCGTGACCGATACGCTGACGCGACGATGGCCGGAGAAAGGTAATCTACAATGGAAATACAGAAGTGAAACGTACGCTTATGTTCGCGAACCCACAGAAGCTACTGGGCAGCAATATTTGATCTTAGGTAAAGAAGTAAAATACCGCGATAAAGAATGGTTAATAAGCTGGCAGAAGGCCACCTGGTATTTTCTGAAGAAACCTTCAGCCTATTGGCTAGGGGAGCTAAAGCCCTATTTACCTCAGAAATATTATTTTTTGGACGAACAATCGGCAATCGTATTATAA
- the gmk gene encoding guanylate kinase, translated as MEGKLIIFSAPSGSGKTTIVKELLARNANLGFSISACTRDKRGRHEEHGKDYYFLTPDDFRERIANDEFVEWEEVYAGAYYGTLKSEIERIWASGKHVIFDVDVRGGLALKKYYGDRALAVFVKVPTLEILEERLRSRGTEDEEALSKRIFKMKFEWSFQEQFDVILVNDKLEDAVAEAQQLFDKLTK; from the coding sequence TTGGAAGGTAAACTCATCATATTTTCGGCCCCTTCGGGCTCTGGTAAAACCACCATCGTTAAAGAATTATTAGCGCGCAATGCTAATTTAGGATTCTCGATTTCTGCGTGTACCCGCGATAAACGTGGTCGTCACGAAGAACACGGAAAGGACTATTATTTTTTAACGCCGGATGATTTTCGGGAAAGAATCGCTAATGACGAGTTTGTGGAATGGGAAGAAGTGTATGCAGGGGCGTATTATGGCACCTTAAAGTCGGAAATTGAACGCATTTGGGCTTCGGGGAAACACGTCATTTTTGATGTAGATGTCCGCGGAGGATTGGCCTTGAAGAAGTATTATGGTGATCGCGCCTTAGCTGTTTTTGTTAAAGTCCCTACATTAGAAATCCTAGAGGAGCGTTTGCGATCTCGTGGTACAGAAGATGAGGAGGCCTTGTCTAAGCGTATCTTCAAGATGAAATTTGAGTGGTCTTTCCAAGAACAATTCGATGTGATTTTAGTGAATGATAAGCTAGAAGATGCGGTCGCTGAAGCGCAGCAATTGTTCGATAAATTAACAAAATAA
- the dxs gene encoding 1-deoxy-D-xylulose-5-phosphate synthase: MQFEAGPLLSQITTPEDLRKLPKSDLPQVCSELRQFIIDNVSVNGGHFGASLGVTELTVALHYVFNTPDDQLVWDVGHQAYGHKILTGRRENFHTNRLMGGISGFPKRSESPFDTFGVGHSSTSISAALGMAVASGYKKETHRQHIAVIGDGSMTAGMAFEAMNHAGDIPNNMLIILNDNCMAIDPNVGALKEYLTDITTSHTYNKVKDDVWNLLGKMSKFGKTAQEIVSKIENGLKATLLKQSNLFESLNLRYFGPIDGHDIDNLTTVLNDLKDIPGPKILHCITTKGKGYSLAEKDQTLWHAPGKFDKTTGEIHKKTYDDPQPPKYQEVFGHTLLELAEKNPKIMGITPAMPSGSSLNIMMRAMPDRAFDVGIAEQHAVTFSAGLATQGLTVFCNIYSSFMQRGYDQVVHDVCLQKLPVIFCLDRAGLAGADGPTHHGLLDLAFMRCVPNMIVAAPRNEQELRNIMYTASLDSFKNHEKAITIRYPRGEGVMPAWRTNFEEIEIGKGIQLVEGEEIAILSIGHIGNEAIAACEAARELGLKPALFDMRFVKPLDEELLHRVFAQFKKVITVEDAAIQGGFGSAIAEFMVDHNYTSQLIRLGIPDEIVEHGEQKELYALCGIDANGILAKIQANVTTQTAKNNPKAMIS, encoded by the coding sequence ATGCAATTTGAAGCCGGTCCTTTACTTAGCCAGATCACCACTCCGGAGGATTTGCGCAAGTTGCCGAAATCAGACTTACCTCAAGTCTGTTCTGAATTGCGTCAATTTATCATTGACAACGTATCGGTGAATGGAGGCCATTTTGGCGCCTCTTTAGGTGTAACCGAACTAACCGTAGCCTTACATTATGTTTTTAATACACCCGATGACCAATTGGTTTGGGATGTAGGGCACCAGGCTTATGGCCACAAAATCTTAACTGGACGCCGAGAAAATTTCCATACGAATCGCTTAATGGGCGGCATTTCTGGCTTTCCGAAACGTTCCGAAAGTCCCTTCGACACGTTTGGTGTAGGACACTCCTCTACTTCCATCTCAGCAGCGTTGGGTATGGCTGTGGCTTCCGGTTACAAAAAAGAAACGCACAGACAACACATCGCGGTGATTGGCGATGGATCGATGACAGCAGGGATGGCTTTCGAAGCCATGAACCATGCTGGCGATATTCCAAACAACATGCTGATTATCTTGAACGATAACTGCATGGCGATCGACCCGAATGTGGGTGCCCTAAAAGAATATTTAACAGATATCACCACTTCACACACCTATAACAAGGTAAAAGACGATGTGTGGAATCTGTTAGGCAAAATGTCCAAGTTTGGAAAAACGGCACAAGAGATCGTTTCTAAAATCGAGAATGGACTGAAAGCCACCTTATTAAAGCAAAGTAACCTGTTCGAATCCTTGAATTTGCGGTATTTTGGCCCGATCGACGGACACGATATTGATAATTTAACGACGGTTCTAAACGACTTAAAAGATATTCCTGGCCCTAAAATCTTGCATTGCATCACAACGAAAGGCAAAGGATACTCACTGGCGGAAAAGGATCAAACATTATGGCATGCTCCAGGCAAATTCGATAAGACGACTGGAGAGATTCACAAAAAGACCTACGATGATCCTCAGCCCCCTAAATACCAGGAGGTTTTTGGCCATACCTTATTAGAATTAGCCGAGAAGAATCCGAAAATCATGGGTATCACCCCAGCGATGCCTTCAGGATCTTCCTTGAACATTATGATGCGGGCGATGCCAGATCGCGCGTTTGACGTAGGAATCGCAGAACAACATGCGGTTACTTTCTCTGCTGGATTAGCGACTCAGGGATTGACCGTTTTCTGTAATATCTATAGTTCGTTCATGCAACGCGGTTACGACCAAGTCGTACACGACGTCTGTTTGCAAAAATTACCCGTCATTTTCTGCCTAGACCGCGCTGGTTTAGCGGGAGCTGATGGACCGACGCACCATGGTCTATTGGATTTAGCCTTCATGCGTTGTGTGCCAAACATGATTGTGGCAGCTCCTCGAAATGAGCAAGAGCTACGAAATATCATGTATACGGCGTCCTTAGACTCTTTCAAAAACCACGAAAAGGCGATTACTATTCGTTATCCTCGTGGAGAAGGTGTGATGCCAGCTTGGAGAACCAACTTCGAAGAAATTGAAATCGGGAAAGGGATTCAATTGGTAGAGGGTGAGGAAATTGCGATCTTATCGATTGGTCATATTGGAAATGAGGCGATAGCTGCTTGTGAAGCAGCGCGCGAACTTGGCTTGAAACCAGCCCTATTCGATATGCGCTTTGTGAAACCATTGGACGAAGAGTTATTGCACCGCGTATTTGCACAATTCAAGAAGGTGATTACGGTAGAAGACGCAGCGATTCAGGGTGGATTTGGATCAGCGATTGCGGAATTTATGGTAGATCACAACTATACTTCACAACTTATTCGCCTCGGAATTCCAGATGAAATCGTCGAGCACGGGGAGCAAAAAGAATTGTACGCCCTATGCGGAATCGACGCAAACGGCATTTTAGCAAAAATCCAAGCGAACGTCACCACACAAACGGCGAAAAATAATCCGAAAGCAATGATTTCTTAA